The Candidatus Polarisedimenticolaceae bacterium DNA window CCACCGCGACCTCAAGCCGGCGAACGTGAAGCTCACGCCGGACGGCCAGGTCAAGGTGCTCGACTTCGGCTTGGCGAAGGCGACGGTGGCGGAGGGGCGCGGGTCGGGCCCGACTTCGACGCCGACGATCCTCCCGACGATGACGAGCGCCGGCACGGCGATGGGGATGATCCTCGGCACCGCGGCGTACATGAGCCCGGAGCAGGCGCGCGGGAAGGCGGTGGATCGGCGCGCCGACATCTGGGCGCTGGGTTGCGTGCTTTACGAATGCCTGACGGGCAAGCGCGCGTTCGACGGCGAGACCGCCTCGGACACGATCGCGAAGGTGCTCGAGCGCGAGCCGTCGTTTGCGGCGCTACCGGCGGCGACGCCGGCGCGCGTGCGCGAGCTGCTCCAGCGCTGCCTCACCAAGGATCCGAAGCTGCGCCTGCGCGACATGGGCGACGCTCGGATCGTGCTCGACGAGGCGCTGGCGTCACGCACGCCGTCGGGAAGCTTGCCGGTCGCGGTCGATGCGCCGGTCGCCGCGACGGCCGGCGGGCGACGCGCGTCGCCCGTCATCCTCGCGGTGGTCGGCGTCGCGGGGCTGGTGATCGGTGCGGTGGCATGGGCGCTGGTGGCGGCGCGTCCGGCGGTTGCTCCCGCGCGCGGGACCGAGTGCGTCACGGTCACGATGCCGCCGGAGCTGTCGGTGCCCGGCCTTGGCGCGTTCTCCATCACGCCCGACGGCAAGACGATCGTCGTACGCGCGCAGCCGAAGAACGCCGACGGGTCGAGCGCGGGTCCGCCGCGCATTTACGCGCGCCGCCTCGATCAATATGAGTTCAAGGAGCTTCCGGGCACCGAAGGCGCGCAGGGGTTCCTGACCCCGCGGAGCGGCTCTTTCTTGTTTTTCGCGCCGGTCTCGGCGGGAGCCCCGCAGTTCCGGGGGTTCCGAGCGCCGGTGGATGGAAGCGCACCGCCCACCTCGTTCGTCGACAACGACACGTCGTGGACCTGGACGGTGGAGAGCCGCGACGGCGATCTCCTCGCCGTGAAGCAGTTCACCGATTTCGTGCGATGCCCACCCGGCGGACCGCCTTCCTCGCCGATCAAGATCGATTCGGGGCGGCAAGGGGTCGTCCGGTACGAGCTGTGGAACACGCTTCCCGGAAATGGGGGCGTCCTGACGAACATCGTGGTGTATGACGCCAAGGGTTGGCATTACAGCTTCGGCGTCCTCGACCCGAAGACCGGCAAGCTCACGACGCTCGAAGAGGACGGCGGCAACCCCGTCTATTCCACCGCCGGATATCTGGTCTTCTCGCGCGGCAGCACGCTCATGGCGATGCCGTTCGACGCGCAGTCCGCGAAGCCGCGTGGACCGGCGGTCGCCGTCTGGAGCGGCGTGAGCACGTCGTTCACGTTCCAGCCGGGGTATTTCGAGATTTCGGACGATGGGACTTTGGTTTACCGCCCGGGGCAAACCGGCGGCATCCGGCAGATGGCCTATGTCGACGCTTCCGGCCGGGTCGACCGGTGGCACGGCGAGCCGCGCGGGATCGACATCGGTCCCGAGCCATCGCCGGACGGCCGTCGCTTCGCCTGCTCGATCGTGAACGGCCGGGGCATCGACGAGATCTTCGTCTCGGATCTCGATCGCCCGGGGTTCCGGCGGGTCAGCGACGATCCGAACGCCGATTGCTCGTCGGCGCAATGGTCTCCCGACGGCCGGCGTCTCGCGTACGCGCGCGGTGGCAAGGACGGAAAGGACGGCGTCTACGTCGTGAGTGCTGACGGCGGCGACGCGCGCCGCGTGTATGCGACCGTGAACCAGGCGGAAAGAGCAGTGGCGTACTCGTGGCTCCCCGACGGCTCGGCGCTCTTCATCGCGAGAAACTCGCCGGGCAAGGGGGAGCTGATCCTGGTGCCGGTCGCCGGCGACGAAAAGGACGCGGCGCGCGTCAAGGTGCTTGCGACGAACGAGCTCTTCATCGATCAGCCCCGCGTCTCACCTGAGGGCCGGCGTCTGGCGTACATGAGCGCCGAGTCGGGGATGCGCCAGGTCTACGTCGCCGAGCTGCGGCCGGATCGGAC harbors:
- a CDS encoding protein kinase, giving the protein MTLSPGKDLSHYRLVERIGEGGMGVVWRATDTTLGRDVAIKVLPAEFASDPERMARFEREARLLASLNHPGIAAVYGVGSAEGVRFLAMELVEGEDLAERLSQGPMPVVEALETARQIAEALEVAHEKGIIHRDLKPANVKLTPDGQVKVLDFGLAKATVAEGRGSGPTSTPTILPTMTSAGTAMGMILGTAAYMSPEQARGKAVDRRADIWALGCVLYECLTGKRAFDGETASDTIAKVLEREPSFAALPAATPARVRELLQRCLTKDPKLRLRDMGDARIVLDEALASRTPSGSLPVAVDAPVAATAGGRRASPVILAVVGVAGLVIGAVAWALVAARPAVAPARGTECVTVTMPPELSVPGLGAFSITPDGKTIVVRAQPKNADGSSAGPPRIYARRLDQYEFKELPGTEGAQGFLTPRSGSFLFFAPVSAGAPQFRGFRAPVDGSAPPTSFVDNDTSWTWTVESRDGDLLAVKQFTDFVRCPPGGPPSSPIKIDSGRQGVVRYELWNTLPGNGGVLTNIVVYDAKGWHYSFGVLDPKTGKLTTLEEDGGNPVYSTAGYLVFSRGSTLMAMPFDAQSAKPRGPAVAVWSGVSTSFTFQPGYFEISDDGTLVYRPGQTGGIRQMAYVDASGRVDRWHGEPRGIDIGPEPSPDGRRFACSIVNGRGIDEIFVSDLDRPGFRRVSDDPNADCSSAQWSPDGRRLAYARGGKDGKDGVYVVSADGGDARRVYATVNQAERAVAYSWLPDGSALFIARNSPGKGELILVPVAGDEKDAARVKVLATNELFIDQPRVSPEGRRLAYMSAESGMRQVYVAELRPDRTLGHALPLQTSGGREPRWSRDGKWLFVRDERDRVMKVAVGPAPDITVSSPEIAVDLVAAGVTLWSVLPDGRFFVGLKSDDEGDLTKLSVVLNWTDEMKRKLGAAH